A region of Streptomyces sp. NBC_01788 DNA encodes the following proteins:
- a CDS encoding DEAD/DEAH box helicase has protein sequence MNRTRTNDRFDRSRHGSADAGKGGSRMGSQAPRRSGGPARSGGHGRRPAAVQGEFALPRTITPALPPVEGFADLDMPEHLLTELGKQGVTAPFPIQGATLPNSLAGRDVLGRGRTGSGKTLAFGLAMLARTAGQRAEPRRPLGLILVPTRELAQQVTDALTPYARSVKLRLATVVGGMSIGRQAGALRGGAEVVVATPGRLKDLIDRGDCRLNHVGITVLDEADQMADMGFMPQVTALLDQVRPEGQRMLFSATLDRNVDLLVRRYLTDPVVHTVDPSAGAVTTMEHHVLLVHGADKHAATTEIAARDGRVIMFLDTKHAVDRLTQDLLNSGVRAAALHGGKSQPQRTRTLAQFKTGHVTVLVATNVAARGIHVDNLDLVVNVDPPTDHKDYLHRGGRTARAGESGSVVTLVTPKQRRGMVRLMSDAGIRPQTTQIRSGDEALSRITGAQAPSGIPVVIPAPVVERPKRSASYRGRRRPSSATRRAPVRQPVLDAVA, from the coding sequence ATGAACCGCACACGCACGAACGACCGCTTCGACCGCTCCCGTCACGGCAGTGCCGACGCCGGAAAGGGCGGCAGTCGCATGGGCTCGCAGGCACCGCGCCGTTCCGGCGGCCCTGCCCGTTCAGGCGGTCACGGCCGCCGGCCGGCCGCAGTGCAAGGTGAGTTCGCGCTGCCCAGGACGATCACCCCCGCGCTGCCCCCCGTTGAGGGCTTCGCCGATCTCGACATGCCCGAGCACCTGCTGACCGAACTCGGCAAGCAGGGTGTGACCGCACCGTTCCCGATCCAGGGAGCGACGCTGCCGAACTCCTTGGCAGGCCGTGACGTGCTGGGCCGCGGGCGCACCGGCTCCGGCAAGACCCTCGCCTTCGGCCTGGCCATGCTCGCCCGTACCGCTGGACAGCGTGCTGAACCCCGCCGGCCGCTGGGGCTGATCCTCGTACCGACGCGTGAATTGGCGCAGCAGGTGACCGACGCGCTCACACCGTACGCCCGTTCCGTCAAGCTGCGGCTGGCCACGGTGGTCGGCGGGATGTCGATCGGCCGGCAGGCCGGCGCGCTGCGCGGCGGGGCCGAGGTCGTCGTTGCGACGCCCGGACGGCTCAAGGACCTCATCGACCGTGGCGACTGCAGGCTGAACCACGTGGGCATCACGGTGCTGGACGAGGCCGACCAGATGGCCGACATGGGTTTCATGCCACAGGTCACCGCGTTGCTCGACCAGGTGCGTCCGGAGGGGCAGCGGATGCTGTTCTCCGCCACCTTGGACCGTAACGTCGACCTGCTGGTTCGCCGCTATCTGACCGATCCCGTCGTGCATACGGTCGACCCGTCGGCCGGTGCGGTCACGACGATGGAGCACCACGTCCTGCTCGTCCATGGCGCCGACAAGCACGCCGCCACGACCGAGATCGCCGCCCGCGACGGCCGCGTGATCATGTTCCTGGACACCAAGCACGCCGTCGACCGGCTGACCCAGGACCTGCTCAACAGCGGGGTACGCGCCGCCGCGCTGCACGGTGGCAAGTCGCAGCCGCAACGCACCCGCACGCTGGCGCAGTTCAAGACGGGGCACGTCACCGTGCTGGTGGCAACCAATGTCGCGGCGCGCGGCATCCACGTCGACAATCTCGACCTGGTCGTCAACGTCGATCCGCCGACCGACCACAAGGACTACCTCCACCGCGGCGGCCGTACCGCCCGCGCCGGCGAGTCCGGCAGCGTCGTCACGCTCGTCACACCGAAGCAGCGCCGCGGCATGGTCCGCCTCATGTCGGACGCCGGAATCAGGCCGCAGACCACCCAGATCCGCTCGGGAGACGAGGCCCTGAGCCGGATCACCGGAGCCCAGGCCCCGTCCGGCATCCCGGTCGTCATCCCCGCACCGGTGGTCGAACGCCCCAAGCGCAGCGCCTCCTACCGAGGCCGACGCCGCCCTTCCTCGGCGACCCGGCGCGCCCCCGTACGCCAGCCCGTCCTCGACGCGGTGGCCTAG
- a CDS encoding cold-shock protein, with product MATGTVKWFNAEKGFGFIEQDGGGADVFAHYSNIAAQGFRELLEGQKVTFDIAQGQKGPTAENIVPA from the coding sequence ATGGCTACCGGTACCGTGAAGTGGTTCAATGCGGAAAAGGGCTTCGGCTTCATCGAGCAGGACGGTGGCGGCGCTGACGTGTTCGCGCACTACTCGAACATCGCGGCGCAGGGCTTCCGTGAGCTGCTCGAAGGTCAGAAGGTAACCTTTGACATCGCGCAGGGCCAGAAGGGCCCGACGGCCGAGAACATCGTTCCGGCCTGA